In a genomic window of Aeromicrobium panaciterrae:
- a CDS encoding bifunctional [glutamine synthetase] adenylyltransferase/[glutamine synthetase]-adenylyl-L-tyrosine phosphorylase produces MASHTAEYAQALARKGFRNGDLAVANLERLGDAPDELIDQIASVAGPDIALSSLAAIADRMGAPKLLKQLAKDDELRQRLLVVLGTSEALGEFVARHPEFISDLSSKELSNAPISLDLRRSQMSTATNADELRVNYYRKLLHLAARDLTALTGFEDSSAELSDLAVATLGAALQIARVDEKDDGLCKFAIMAMGKTGGHELNYLSDVDVIFVYEACDGADDHEAAAAATRLAAATMKLCREHTGEGTIWEVDANLRPEGKDGPLVRSLASHVAYYERWATTWEFQALLKARFAAGDKALGQAYIDALSPMIWMASTRENFVTDVRAMRRRVIDNLPANQRDRELKLGPGGLRDVEFAVQLLQLVHGRADPSLRSPTTLEALRALTEGGYVGRRDGAAMEEAYEFLRTLEHRIQLFRLRRGHTVPDDPEDLRRIGRSMGFRHNPAENLTKEWQAHRRLVRRLHEKLFYQPLLEAVASLPTDGLRLTPLAAEQRMTALGFVDPKGALKHIEALTSGVSRRASIQKALLPAMLAWLAETPDPEAGLLAFRKISEGLGETHWYLRKLRDEGEGAEQLARVLGSSRYVTDLILRAPDSVALLGDDAELVPRSIERLRSEMDIAAERHSDPVDAIRAVRRVRRRELSRIGIADVLGRLDILEVGEALTDISVATLSGALKVATAAVEAERGTMPTRMAIVLMGRLGGGEAGYASDADVMFVHDPLPGADETEASEAATAVAVGLRKMLAAPSDDPPLEVDAELRPEGKNGPLVRTFAAYAAYYEKWSAVWEAQALLRANAVIGDEELSARFTALIDPLRWPEGGTTSDEVREIRRIKARIDSERLPRGANPNTHLKLGRGGLADVEWTVQLLQMQHANAIPDMRTTRTLKALHAALKADLISHEDATTLENAWRLVSRIRNAVVLMRGKPAESMVEQGADRAGVAHLLGYGMDQSERMVDDYLRTTRLARKVVERIFYE; encoded by the coding sequence GTGGCCAGTCACACAGCGGAGTACGCCCAGGCGCTTGCGCGCAAGGGATTCCGCAATGGTGATCTGGCCGTCGCCAACCTCGAACGCCTCGGTGACGCGCCCGACGAACTGATCGACCAGATCGCCAGCGTCGCGGGTCCTGACATTGCGCTCTCGTCGCTCGCGGCGATCGCTGATCGTATGGGCGCGCCCAAGCTGCTCAAGCAGCTTGCGAAGGACGACGAGCTGCGTCAGCGACTGCTGGTCGTACTCGGCACCAGCGAGGCGCTCGGCGAGTTCGTGGCGAGGCATCCCGAGTTCATCAGTGACCTCAGCAGCAAAGAGCTGTCGAACGCGCCGATTTCCCTCGACCTGCGCCGCTCGCAGATGTCGACCGCGACGAATGCCGACGAACTGCGCGTCAACTACTACCGAAAACTTCTGCACCTCGCTGCCCGCGACCTCACGGCTTTGACCGGCTTCGAGGATTCTTCGGCCGAGCTCTCCGACCTCGCTGTGGCGACCCTCGGTGCCGCGCTGCAGATCGCCCGCGTCGACGAGAAGGACGACGGGCTCTGCAAGTTCGCGATCATGGCGATGGGCAAGACTGGCGGTCACGAGCTGAACTATCTCAGCGATGTCGACGTGATCTTCGTGTACGAGGCGTGCGACGGCGCCGACGACCACGAGGCCGCTGCCGCAGCGACTCGCTTGGCCGCCGCGACGATGAAGCTGTGCCGCGAACACACTGGCGAGGGCACCATCTGGGAGGTCGACGCCAACCTCCGGCCCGAGGGCAAGGACGGTCCGCTCGTACGTTCGCTGGCGAGCCATGTCGCGTATTACGAGCGTTGGGCGACGACCTGGGAGTTCCAGGCGCTACTGAAGGCACGGTTCGCTGCCGGTGACAAAGCGCTCGGCCAGGCGTACATCGACGCGCTGTCGCCAATGATCTGGATGGCCAGCACTCGCGAGAATTTCGTGACGGACGTACGTGCCATGCGTCGCCGTGTCATCGACAACCTCCCTGCGAACCAGCGCGACCGTGAGCTCAAGCTCGGTCCGGGCGGACTCCGCGATGTCGAGTTCGCCGTCCAGCTCTTGCAGCTCGTCCACGGCCGCGCCGACCCTTCGCTCCGCAGCCCCACGACTCTCGAAGCGCTGAGGGCGCTGACCGAGGGTGGGTACGTCGGGCGTCGCGATGGTGCGGCGATGGAGGAGGCGTACGAATTCCTCCGAACGTTGGAGCACCGCATCCAGCTGTTCCGGCTACGCCGTGGCCACACCGTCCCGGACGATCCCGAGGACCTCCGCCGCATCGGTCGCAGCATGGGATTCCGCCACAATCCCGCCGAGAACCTGACCAAGGAATGGCAGGCGCATCGGCGCCTCGTACGACGGTTGCACGAGAAGTTGTTCTACCAACCGCTGCTCGAGGCCGTTGCGTCCTTGCCAACCGATGGCCTGCGTCTGACGCCGCTTGCGGCTGAGCAGCGCATGACGGCACTCGGCTTCGTCGACCCGAAGGGCGCGCTGAAGCACATCGAGGCGCTGACCTCGGGTGTCTCACGGCGAGCGTCGATCCAGAAGGCACTCCTGCCGGCGATGCTGGCCTGGCTTGCTGAGACGCCGGATCCCGAGGCCGGGCTGCTGGCCTTCCGCAAGATCTCCGAGGGGCTTGGCGAGACGCACTGGTATCTCCGCAAGCTCCGCGACGAGGGCGAAGGCGCTGAGCAACTCGCTCGCGTACTCGGCTCAAGCCGCTATGTCACCGACCTGATCCTCCGCGCACCCGACTCGGTCGCACTGCTGGGTGACGACGCCGAGCTCGTACCGCGGTCCATCGAGCGTCTCCGCAGCGAAATGGACATCGCCGCCGAACGGCACAGCGACCCGGTCGACGCGATCCGGGCCGTGCGTCGCGTACGACGCCGCGAACTCTCTCGTATCGGCATCGCCGACGTCCTCGGTCGTCTCGACATCCTCGAGGTTGGCGAGGCGCTGACTGACATTTCGGTCGCCACGTTGTCTGGAGCTTTGAAGGTGGCAACTGCCGCCGTCGAAGCCGAGCGCGGAACGATGCCGACGCGTATGGCGATCGTGCTGATGGGACGACTCGGTGGTGGCGAGGCTGGATATGCCTCGGACGCCGACGTGATGTTCGTGCACGACCCGCTGCCAGGTGCTGACGAGACCGAAGCATCCGAGGCTGCGACCGCGGTGGCGGTTGGTCTGCGCAAAATGCTCGCTGCGCCGTCGGACGATCCGCCGCTCGAGGTCGACGCCGAGCTGCGTCCCGAAGGCAAGAATGGCCCGCTCGTCCGTACGTTTGCCGCTTACGCGGCGTACTACGAGAAGTGGTCAGCCGTCTGGGAGGCCCAAGCGCTTCTCCGTGCGAACGCCGTGATCGGCGACGAGGAGTTGTCCGCCCGTTTCACTGCTTTGATCGATCCCTTGCGTTGGCCCGAGGGCGGTACGACGTCCGACGAGGTACGCGAGATCCGTCGCATCAAGGCTCGCATCGACTCGGAGCGTCTGCCGCGTGGCGCCAATCCCAATACGCACCTCAAGCTCGGCCGTGGCGGGCTCGCCGACGTTGAGTGGACCGTTCAGCTGCTTCAGATGCAGCACGCCAACGCGATCCCTGACATGCGTACGACTCGCACCCTCAAGGCGCTCCACGCGGCACTCAAGGCTGATCTGATCAGCCATGAGGATGCGACCACACTCGAGAACGCCTGGCGACTCGTCAGTCGCATCCGCAACGCTGTCGTACTGATGCGCGGCAAACCAGCCGAGTCGATGGTCGAGCAGGGCGCAGACCGCGCCGGCGTGGCTCATCTACTTGGTTACGGCATGGACCAGAGCGAACGCATGGTCGACGACTACCTCCGCACCACCCGACTGGCGAGAAAAGTAGTAGAGCGCATCTTCTACGAGTGA
- the glnA gene encoding type I glutamate--ammonia ligase, translated as MGKQEDFVLRALDERDVKFVRLWFTDVLGSLKSVAIAPAELEGAFAEGIGFDGSAIEGFARVHEADMLARPDPSTFQILPWRGETPATGRMFCDILMPDGSPSYADPRHVLKRTLQKASEAGFTFYTHPEIEFFLFKGKPDVGDRPIPVDDSGYFDHTAQGGGQDFRREVITMLENMGISVEFSHHEGGPGQQEIDLRYADALSTADNIMTFRTVVREVALSQDKWASFMPKPFTDHPGSGMHTHVSLFEGDENAFHEAGAEYGLSKTGRAFVAGVLRHTPEITAVTNQWVNSYKRLAGGGEAPNYVCWGHNNRSALIRIPMYKPHKGNSARIEHRAIDSACNPYLAFALVLAAGLKGIEEKYELPPEAEDDVWSLSENERKAMGIAPLPRNLDEAIRTMETSELVAETLGEHVFDFFLRNKRAEWQDYRSQVTQFEIDRMMPML; from the coding sequence ATGGGAAAACAGGAAGACTTTGTGCTGCGCGCGCTCGATGAGCGGGACGTGAAATTTGTACGTCTGTGGTTCACCGATGTGCTCGGATCACTGAAGTCCGTGGCGATCGCTCCAGCTGAGCTCGAAGGCGCGTTTGCCGAGGGAATTGGCTTCGACGGCTCGGCCATCGAGGGCTTCGCGCGCGTGCACGAGGCCGACATGCTGGCGCGCCCTGATCCCTCGACGTTCCAGATCCTCCCGTGGCGCGGCGAGACGCCGGCGACGGGACGTATGTTCTGCGACATCCTCATGCCCGACGGCTCGCCGTCGTACGCGGATCCGCGCCACGTCCTCAAGCGCACGCTGCAGAAGGCCTCCGAGGCCGGGTTCACGTTCTACACACACCCCGAGATCGAATTCTTCCTGTTCAAGGGCAAGCCCGACGTCGGCGACCGTCCCATCCCCGTCGACGACAGCGGCTACTTCGACCACACGGCTCAGGGCGGCGGCCAGGACTTCCGTCGCGAAGTCATCACGATGCTCGAGAACATGGGCATCTCGGTCGAGTTCAGCCACCACGAGGGCGGCCCCGGCCAGCAGGAGATCGACCTCCGCTATGCCGATGCGCTCTCGACGGCCGACAACATCATGACGTTCCGCACTGTCGTACGTGAGGTTGCTCTGTCGCAGGACAAGTGGGCGTCGTTCATGCCCAAGCCGTTCACCGACCACCCGGGCTCGGGCATGCATACGCACGTCTCGCTGTTTGAGGGTGACGAGAACGCCTTCCACGAGGCCGGTGCTGAGTACGGGCTCTCCAAGACGGGTCGCGCGTTCGTCGCCGGCGTCCTGCGCCACACGCCAGAGATCACCGCGGTCACCAACCAGTGGGTCAACTCCTACAAGCGCCTCGCCGGCGGGGGAGAAGCACCCAACTATGTCTGCTGGGGCCACAACAACCGATCGGCGCTCATCCGCATCCCGATGTACAAGCCGCACAAGGGCAACTCGGCACGCATTGAGCACCGCGCCATCGACTCGGCCTGCAACCCGTACCTCGCGTTCGCGCTGGTGCTGGCTGCTGGACTCAAGGGCATCGAGGAGAAGTACGAACTCCCGCCCGAGGCCGAGGACGACGTCTGGTCGTTGAGCGAGAACGAGCGCAAGGCGATGGGCATTGCTCCATTGCCGCGCAACCTCGACGAGGCGATCCGCACGATGGAGACCAGCGAGCTCGTGGCCGAGACGCTGGGTGAGCACGTATTCGACTTTTTCCTGCGCAACAAGCGTGCGGAATGGCAGGACTACCGCTCGCAGGTCACGCAGTTTGAGATCGACCGCATGATGCCGATGCTCTGA
- a CDS encoding NAD+ synthase gives MPQLRLALAQVNATVGDLVGNADLVVEHCKAAVDQGVHLVVFPEMMLTGYPLEDLAMRLSLIEASKAGIEALAVRLKDEGCGDLVAMVGYLDQKPDVLDAPGIPKNAPQNNVAVIHDGAIVARQAKHHLWNYGVGDEIRNFVAGDTINVVQIGGIDVALAICEDLWRDGPSAAAKAADAALLVVPNGSPYEADKDDVRLALCARRAAEGDCVLAYVNLVGGQDELVFDGDSIVVDASGTVLGRSGQFDPELLVVDLELPAATATMPSDDERFGGLKIKRTIITSEPFAAYEPLPTAQAERLSRNEEIYTALVTGLRDYVHKNGFQSVLFGMSGGIDSTLVAAIAVDALGPENVNGISNPSAWSSEHSKSDAAEMAKRTGLSLDTIPIAPIFDSYQESLHLTGLAEENLQARIRAVIWMGLSNQHGHLVLACGNKSELATGYSTIYGDAVGAYAPIKDVPKTLVWELARWRNEIAVERGETPPIPEATISKPPSAELRPGQLDSDSLPPYDLLDAVLDAYVERDLGSAAVIAEGHDPALVHRVVTLVDRAEYKRRQYPPGPKVSRRNFGRDRRVPITHRWREDV, from the coding sequence GTGCCCCAATTGCGCCTCGCTCTTGCCCAGGTCAACGCCACGGTCGGCGATCTCGTCGGCAATGCCGATCTCGTCGTCGAGCACTGCAAGGCGGCTGTCGATCAGGGCGTCCACCTCGTCGTCTTCCCGGAGATGATGCTGACGGGCTACCCGCTCGAAGACCTCGCGATGCGCCTGTCGCTGATCGAAGCGTCCAAAGCGGGCATCGAAGCGCTCGCCGTACGACTGAAGGACGAAGGCTGCGGCGACCTCGTCGCGATGGTCGGCTACCTCGACCAGAAGCCCGACGTCCTCGACGCACCCGGCATCCCCAAGAACGCACCGCAGAACAACGTCGCTGTGATCCACGACGGTGCGATCGTCGCGCGCCAGGCCAAGCACCACCTTTGGAACTACGGCGTGGGCGATGAGATCCGCAACTTCGTTGCCGGCGACACGATCAACGTCGTGCAGATCGGCGGCATCGACGTTGCCCTCGCAATCTGCGAAGACCTCTGGCGCGACGGCCCGTCTGCCGCGGCCAAGGCTGCTGACGCCGCACTGCTCGTCGTGCCGAACGGTTCGCCGTACGAAGCAGACAAGGACGACGTGCGCCTCGCGCTTTGCGCGCGCAGGGCTGCCGAGGGCGACTGCGTACTGGCGTATGTGAATCTCGTCGGCGGACAGGACGAGCTCGTCTTCGACGGCGACTCGATCGTCGTCGACGCGAGCGGCACCGTGCTGGGTCGTTCAGGACAGTTCGACCCCGAGCTGCTCGTGGTCGACCTCGAGCTCCCCGCGGCTACCGCGACGATGCCGAGCGACGATGAACGGTTTGGCGGGCTCAAGATCAAGCGCACGATCATCACGTCCGAACCATTCGCCGCGTACGAACCGCTGCCGACCGCGCAGGCCGAACGCCTGAGCCGCAACGAGGAGATCTACACCGCTCTCGTCACGGGTCTCCGTGACTACGTGCACAAGAACGGTTTCCAGTCCGTGCTGTTCGGTATGTCCGGCGGCATCGACTCGACGCTCGTCGCGGCGATTGCCGTCGACGCACTCGGCCCGGAGAACGTCAACGGCATCTCCAACCCCAGCGCCTGGTCGAGTGAGCACTCCAAGTCCGATGCTGCCGAGATGGCGAAACGTACGGGCCTCTCGCTGGACACGATCCCGATCGCGCCGATCTTCGACAGCTATCAGGAGTCGCTGCACCTCACCGGCCTCGCCGAGGAGAACCTGCAGGCTCGCATCCGCGCCGTGATCTGGATGGGACTGTCCAACCAGCACGGTCACCTCGTACTCGCCTGCGGCAACAAGTCCGAGCTCGCGACGGGCTACTCGACGATCTATGGCGATGCGGTTGGTGCGTACGCACCGATCAAAGACGTGCCCAAGACGCTCGTGTGGGAGCTCGCCCGCTGGCGCAACGAGATCGCCGTCGAGCGCGGCGAGACACCTCCGATCCCCGAAGCCACGATCAGCAAGCCGCCGTCGGCCGAGCTTCGTCCGGGTCAGCTCGACTCGGACTCGCTGCCTCCGTACGACCTGCTCGACGCGGTCCTGGATGCGTACGTCGAGCGCGATCTCGGCTCCGCTGCAGTCATCGCGGAGGGCCACGATCCCGCCCTGGTGCACCGCGTCGTGACGCTGGTCGACAGGGCGGAATACAAGCGCCGGCAGTACCCGCCGGGACCCAAGGTTTCGCGCCGAAACTTTGGCCGCGATCGCCGCGTACCGATCACCCATCGCTGGCGCGAGGACGTGTAA
- the panB gene encoding 3-methyl-2-oxobutanoate hydroxymethyltransferase, with product MTTPEETAPYGSGAAAAAPTTRKRIRTHHLQQLKEQGEKWTMLTAYDQYTAAIFDDAGVEVLLVGDSASNNVYGNETSLPVTVDELIPLVRAVARSAKSALVLADLPFGSYQGSPEQAFHTAVRFMKEANAHAVKLEGGLAMVPQVKLLTDAGIPVCAHIGFTPQSEHNLGGYRVQGRGDDAARMVEEAKALEAAGAFAIVMEMVPSPVAAEVTKALRIPTVGIGAGIDCDAQVLVWQDMLGLNSGKTARFVKKYANLHSVMLDATKQYVSDVKEGAFPAAEHSFES from the coding sequence ATGACCACCCCTGAAGAGACCGCGCCCTACGGCTCGGGAGCTGCAGCAGCAGCGCCGACCACTCGCAAGCGCATCCGCACTCATCACCTGCAGCAACTCAAGGAGCAGGGCGAGAAGTGGACGATGCTGACGGCGTACGACCAGTACACCGCCGCGATCTTCGACGACGCCGGAGTCGAGGTGCTGCTGGTCGGCGACTCGGCCTCCAACAACGTCTACGGCAACGAGACCTCGTTGCCCGTCACGGTTGACGAGCTGATCCCCCTCGTACGCGCCGTGGCCCGCTCCGCCAAGAGCGCGCTCGTACTGGCCGACCTGCCGTTTGGTTCCTACCAGGGCTCACCTGAGCAGGCTTTCCACACGGCCGTCCGCTTCATGAAGGAAGCCAACGCCCACGCGGTGAAGCTTGAGGGCGGACTCGCGATGGTCCCCCAGGTCAAGCTGCTGACGGACGCCGGAATCCCCGTATGCGCTCACATCGGCTTCACGCCTCAGTCCGAGCACAACCTCGGTGGCTACCGAGTGCAGGGCCGTGGCGATGACGCCGCACGCATGGTCGAGGAAGCCAAAGCCCTCGAGGCCGCAGGTGCGTTCGCGATCGTCATGGAAATGGTCCCGTCCCCCGTCGCCGCCGAGGTCACCAAGGCACTACGCATCCCGACCGTCGGAATCGGTGCTGGCATCGACTGCGACGCCCAGGTGCTCGTCTGGCAGGACATGCTCGGACTCAACTCCGGCAAGACCGCCCGCTTCGTCAAGAAGTACGCCAACCTGCACAGCGTCATGCTCGACGCCACCAAGCAGTACGTGTCCGACGTCAAGGAAGGCGCCTTTCCCGCAGCTGAGCACAGCTTCGAGAGCTGA
- a CDS encoding MAPEG family protein gives MSDLIIICIALLGLLIFLLGANVTRLRAIRGKNGGPQMSKDPTDRLFIAIRAHGNAAEYIPMLAILIIVCSTLTSGWWLESLAVAAVVVRVLHAGGMLTTKSLAEHGPLRDLSATGNYVVGIALAITALVNL, from the coding sequence ATGTCTGACCTGATCATCATCTGCATTGCCCTGCTCGGCCTGCTCATCTTCCTGTTGGGTGCGAACGTCACCCGACTCCGCGCGATACGCGGCAAGAACGGTGGTCCGCAGATGTCGAAGGATCCGACGGATCGCCTGTTCATCGCGATCCGGGCACACGGCAACGCCGCTGAGTACATCCCGATGCTGGCGATCCTGATCATCGTCTGCTCGACTCTCACCAGCGGCTGGTGGCTCGAGTCCCTCGCAGTTGCTGCCGTTGTCGTACGCGTGCTCCACGCCGGCGGGATGCTCACCACGAAGTCGCTCGCAGAGCACGGTCCCTTGCGCGACCTCAGCGCGACAGGCAACTACGTCGTCGGCATCGCCCTCGCGATCACGGCGCTGGTGAACCTGTGA
- a CDS encoding glutamate-cysteine ligase family protein → MALMMDTPQVEGLFPSRVGRSTTKVAVEHELVSRDVVDGSVPRIERVAAATVGAQYAPYLAFEPGGQVELSFPTAASPGELEALVRRDLTSLRADCTRVGVELEAVAVDPRGVHAVPLQLDRPRYLAMQDRFDEVGPAGRRMMRLTASTQVCLDWASGAAGLEQWRLAQLAGPYLAAAFSTSTQLDSRLAIWLEVDPTRTAFDGRLLGTDPVAAYADFAAGAARFTSEAEHLSTLFPPVRPRGHYLEVRYLDVQPDHLIGRVVSVLANLLHDADRRRAALALLAGPERQAERWHEAAYAPHLLADRGRELMRIAGARTRVGAA, encoded by the coding sequence ATGGCTCTCATGATGGACACACCGCAGGTCGAAGGGCTTTTTCCGTCCCGTGTTGGTCGCTCGACGACCAAGGTTGCCGTCGAGCATGAGCTCGTTTCTCGCGATGTTGTCGATGGATCTGTCCCACGGATCGAGCGAGTCGCGGCCGCGACGGTGGGCGCTCAGTACGCGCCGTATCTCGCGTTCGAGCCCGGGGGACAGGTCGAGCTGAGCTTCCCAACCGCAGCTTCTCCCGGTGAGCTGGAAGCGCTCGTACGGCGAGACCTCACGTCCCTTCGTGCAGACTGCACCCGAGTGGGTGTCGAGCTCGAGGCAGTTGCCGTCGATCCGCGTGGCGTGCACGCCGTACCGCTCCAGTTGGATCGCCCGCGCTACCTCGCGATGCAGGACCGCTTCGACGAGGTCGGCCCTGCCGGTCGTCGGATGATGCGACTCACCGCGTCTACCCAGGTTTGCCTGGACTGGGCATCGGGCGCAGCAGGCCTCGAGCAGTGGCGGCTGGCTCAGCTCGCCGGTCCTTACCTCGCGGCTGCCTTTTCCACCTCAACTCAGTTGGACAGCCGGCTCGCGATCTGGCTCGAGGTCGACCCGACGCGCACGGCTTTCGATGGTCGCCTGCTCGGCACGGACCCGGTTGCGGCGTACGCGGACTTTGCTGCCGGTGCGGCGCGCTTCACCTCCGAGGCTGAGCACCTCTCAACACTGTTCCCGCCTGTACGTCCACGTGGTCACTACCTTGAGGTCCGCTACCTCGACGTACAGCCAGACCATCTCATCGGACGTGTTGTGTCAGTGCTGGCGAACCTTCTGCACGACGCCGACCGACGTCGCGCCGCGCTGGCTCTGCTCGCTGGTCCGGAGCGACAGGCCGAGCGCTGGCACGAGGCAGCGTATGCACCGCACTTGCTCGCGGACCGCGGACGCGAGCTGATGAGGATCGCTGGAGCTCGTACGCGGGTGGGTGCGGCATGA
- a CDS encoding MarR family winged helix-turn-helix transcriptional regulator: MSRLEGRPDHEPLIAVVEHAARRLQDDMVAEGRSRGFPELRLAHNALFSTLSKPEGERSSDLAARARITKQAMGEVIRELVDLGILEMTPDPEDRRAKLVTYTKKGREFARGGFGHILDVEQSLIGLVGQEAFDTAIAVLGRIPEALAHISPAESPA, encoded by the coding sequence GTGTCAAGACTTGAGGGCAGACCGGATCATGAACCGCTGATCGCGGTCGTCGAGCATGCCGCGCGCCGACTGCAGGACGACATGGTCGCCGAGGGCCGATCTCGAGGATTCCCTGAGCTCCGACTCGCCCACAACGCTCTGTTCAGCACGCTAAGCAAACCCGAAGGTGAGCGCTCTTCAGATCTCGCCGCACGCGCCCGCATCACCAAGCAGGCGATGGGCGAGGTTATCCGCGAGCTCGTCGACCTCGGAATCCTCGAGATGACACCCGATCCCGAGGACCGCAGAGCCAAGCTCGTGACCTACACGAAGAAGGGTCGCGAGTTTGCCCGCGGCGGATTCGGGCACATCCTCGACGTCGAGCAGTCGCTCATCGGACTGGTCGGCCAGGAGGCCTTTGACACGGCCATCGCGGTGCTCGGCCGCATCCCAGAGGCTCTCGCACACATCTCCCCTGCCGAATCACCCGCTTAG
- the map gene encoding type I methionyl aminopeptidase: MAGRLSPERAVPSSIERPEYVGQIAPLPYRGSFVRDDATIEAMRIAGRIAAQALDAVEAAIAPGVTTDELDAVGHEFLIANGAYPSTLGYRGYPKSLCSSVNEVICHGIPDDRPLEDGDIVNIDITAYLGEVHGDTNKTYLVGNVDQESRLLVERTEEALMRAIRAVKPGRQINVIGRVIETYAARFGYGVVREFTGHGVGPAFHDGLVIPHYDDPAADTVILPGMTFTIEPMLTLGSVEWDMWDDGWTATTQDKSRTAQFEHTLLVTKDGAEILTTTA, from the coding sequence ATGGCTGGTCGACTGTCCCCTGAGCGAGCCGTACCCAGCTCCATCGAGCGACCGGAGTACGTCGGCCAGATCGCGCCGCTCCCCTATCGCGGATCTTTCGTACGCGACGACGCCACGATCGAAGCCATGCGCATCGCTGGACGCATTGCTGCTCAGGCACTCGACGCTGTGGAGGCAGCCATCGCTCCCGGCGTCACCACGGACGAGCTCGACGCCGTTGGTCACGAGTTCCTGATCGCGAATGGCGCGTACCCCTCGACACTTGGCTACCGCGGCTACCCGAAGTCGCTGTGCAGCAGCGTGAACGAAGTCATCTGCCACGGCATCCCCGACGATCGCCCCCTCGAGGACGGCGACATCGTCAACATCGACATCACCGCATACCTCGGCGAGGTGCACGGCGACACCAACAAGACCTACCTCGTAGGAAATGTCGACCAGGAGTCACGTCTGCTGGTCGAGCGCACCGAGGAAGCACTCATGCGTGCGATCCGGGCAGTGAAGCCAGGCCGCCAGATCAACGTCATCGGCCGCGTGATCGAGACGTACGCAGCCCGGTTCGGCTACGGCGTCGTACGCGAGTTCACCGGACACGGCGTTGGACCGGCGTTCCACGACGGGCTCGTCATTCCGCACTACGACGACCCGGCCGCCGACACCGTAATTCTGCCGGGCATGACGTTCACCATCGAACCGATGCTGACGCTCGGCAGCGTCGAATGGGACATGTGGGACGACGGTTGGACCGCGACCACTCAGGACAAGTCACGCACGGCACAGTTCGAGCACACTCTGCTCGTCACCAAGGACGGCGCGGAGATCCTGACAACTACGGCTTGA
- a CDS encoding aldo/keto reductase → MTSVPNITLNNGIEIPQLGFGVWQVKPFETKAATLAAFEIGYRHIDTAQMYRNEQGVGEAVAESGLDRGEVFITSKLNNGYHAHDDASKAFDRSLEKMGFDYLDLFLIHWPLPDIDVDFVETWGALEEIYASGRAKAIGVSNFQPAHLRRVVQEGTVVPAVNQIEVHPFLTQDEARAANTENGVATEAWSPLAQGLVVESPEIAAIANAHGKSPAQVALRWQIQRGDIVFPKSVTVERIRENFEIFDFELSEDEVAAISALDKGHRTGPNPDEFNWIP, encoded by the coding sequence ATGACTTCAGTCCCCAACATCACGCTCAACAACGGAATTGAGATCCCGCAGCTCGGCTTCGGTGTCTGGCAGGTGAAGCCGTTCGAAACGAAAGCGGCGACTCTCGCGGCGTTTGAGATTGGCTATCGCCACATCGATACCGCGCAGATGTATCGCAACGAGCAGGGTGTGGGCGAAGCAGTCGCCGAGTCTGGACTCGATCGTGGCGAGGTGTTCATCACCAGCAAGCTCAACAACGGCTATCACGCCCACGACGACGCGTCGAAGGCGTTCGACCGATCGCTCGAGAAGATGGGCTTCGACTACCTCGACCTGTTCCTCATCCACTGGCCTCTGCCGGACATCGATGTCGACTTCGTCGAGACGTGGGGTGCGCTCGAGGAGATCTACGCGTCTGGTCGCGCCAAGGCGATCGGCGTCTCCAACTTCCAGCCGGCGCATCTGCGACGCGTCGTCCAGGAGGGAACGGTCGTACCAGCGGTCAATCAGATCGAGGTGCACCCCTTCCTGACGCAGGACGAGGCGCGCGCCGCCAACACCGAGAACGGTGTCGCGACTGAGGCATGGTCGCCACTTGCTCAGGGACTTGTCGTCGAGAGTCCTGAAATCGCGGCTATCGCCAACGCTCACGGCAAGTCGCCCGCTCAGGTGGCTCTTCGCTGGCAGATTCAGCGCGGCGACATCGTGTTCCCCAAGTCGGTCACGGTCGAGCGGATCAGGGAGAACTTCGAGATCTTCGACTTTGAGCTGTCCGAGGACGAGGTGGCGGCAATCTCGGCACTAGACAAGGGCCACCGCACGGGACCGAACCCGGACGAGTTCAACTGGATCCCCTGA